A single genomic interval of Nonomuraea rubra harbors:
- a CDS encoding isocitrate/isopropylmalate dehydrogenase family protein has translation MLEGDGIGPEIVPASVLVVDAALAAAGAAPVEWVNLPLGASAIDTHGVAVPESTLTALGELDAWLLGPHDSAAYPEPHRSTLNPSGTIRKHFDLFANIRPAKSFDGADAVVPGTDLVIVRENTQGFYADRSTYKGTGEFMPTPDVAIAMGIITRPAVERIAVEAFELATRRRGKLTIVHKANVLKLTTGLFRDVCREVAARYPDVAVDDFHIDAMTVHLVRRANDFDVIVTENMFGDILSDLTGELAGSLGIAPSINASHERAMAQAAHGSAPDIAGRDLANPIAMILSSAMLLDWLGARHQDPALARAATLIETAVAGTVRGGTRTRDMGGTASTRAFAEAVAAAVKR, from the coding sequence GTGCTCGAAGGCGACGGCATCGGCCCCGAGATCGTCCCCGCGTCCGTTCTGGTCGTGGACGCCGCGCTGGCCGCGGCGGGCGCCGCCCCCGTCGAGTGGGTGAACCTGCCGCTGGGCGCCTCGGCCATCGACACGCACGGCGTGGCCGTACCGGAATCGACGCTGACCGCGCTGGGAGAGCTGGACGCGTGGCTGCTCGGCCCGCACGACAGCGCCGCCTACCCCGAGCCGCACCGCTCCACGCTCAATCCCAGCGGCACCATCCGCAAGCACTTCGACCTGTTCGCCAACATCCGCCCCGCCAAGTCGTTCGACGGAGCCGACGCCGTCGTCCCCGGCACCGACCTGGTCATCGTCCGCGAGAACACGCAAGGCTTCTACGCCGACCGCAGCACCTACAAGGGCACCGGCGAATTCATGCCCACCCCCGACGTGGCCATCGCCATGGGCATCATCACCCGCCCCGCCGTCGAGCGGATCGCCGTCGAGGCGTTCGAGCTGGCCACCCGCCGCCGCGGCAAGCTCACCATCGTGCACAAGGCGAACGTGCTGAAGCTCACCACCGGCCTGTTCCGCGACGTCTGCCGCGAGGTCGCCGCCCGATACCCGGACGTGGCCGTGGACGACTTCCACATCGACGCGATGACCGTGCACCTGGTGCGGCGCGCGAACGACTTCGACGTCATCGTCACCGAGAACATGTTCGGCGACATCCTGTCCGACCTGACCGGGGAGCTCGCCGGATCGCTCGGCATCGCCCCGTCCATCAACGCCTCCCACGAACGCGCCATGGCCCAGGCCGCCCACGGCTCCGCCCCCGACATCGCCGGGCGCGACCTGGCCAACCCGATCGCGATGATCCTCTCCAGCGCCATGCTGCTCGACTGGCTCGGCGCCCGCCACCAGGACCCAGCCCTGGCCCGGGCCGCGACGCTGATCGAGACGGCGGTCGCCGGCACCGTGCGGGGCGGGACCCGTACCCGCGACATGGGCGGCACGGCGAGCACGCGCGCGTTCGCCGAGGCCGTCGCCGCCGCGGTGAAGCGATGA
- a CDS encoding ABC transporter ATP-binding protein translates to MPEVKVAHLSKQFGDNAVLRDISFTIADGEFFTLLGPSGCGKSTTLACIAGLERPTGGSISVGDATFVDAGTFVPPEGRNLGMVFQSYALWPHMTVAQNLAMPLKIRKVDRREQDTLITEALDKVGLAELKDRYPHQLSGGQQQRVALARALVYSPSVLLLDEPLSNLDAKLRDQARAWLKRLQTELGITTVYVTHDQDEALALSDRIAVMSRGDMVQIGTPTEIYETPATVEVAAFVGRCNFLPGVMTGPAEVRLDCTGQTITVPAGTAGTGTGVTVAVRPEQLEILPAGRSAAAGANVLTAEVLTSSYVGSRYEYDLRLGDHVIQAETTRPGLTGEVTLVAEPSACLLYPTTDALHEDVEALITITQ, encoded by the coding sequence ATGCCTGAGGTCAAGGTCGCCCACCTGTCCAAGCAGTTCGGGGACAACGCCGTCCTGCGCGACATCAGCTTCACCATCGCCGACGGCGAGTTCTTCACCCTGCTCGGCCCCAGCGGCTGCGGCAAGTCCACCACCCTGGCCTGCATCGCCGGCCTGGAACGGCCCACCGGCGGCAGCATCTCCGTCGGCGACGCCACGTTCGTCGACGCCGGCACGTTCGTGCCTCCCGAGGGCCGCAACCTCGGCATGGTCTTCCAGTCGTACGCGCTGTGGCCGCACATGACCGTCGCCCAGAACCTCGCCATGCCCCTCAAGATCCGTAAGGTCGACCGGCGCGAGCAGGACACGCTCATCACCGAGGCCCTGGACAAGGTGGGGCTGGCCGAGCTGAAGGACCGCTACCCCCACCAGCTCTCCGGGGGCCAGCAGCAGCGCGTCGCCCTGGCCCGCGCCCTGGTCTACTCCCCCAGCGTGCTCCTGCTCGACGAGCCGCTGTCCAACCTGGACGCCAAGCTGCGCGACCAGGCCCGCGCCTGGCTCAAGCGGCTGCAGACCGAGCTCGGCATCACCACCGTGTACGTCACCCACGACCAGGACGAGGCCCTGGCCCTGAGCGACCGCATCGCCGTGATGTCCAGGGGCGACATGGTGCAGATCGGCACCCCGACGGAGATCTACGAGACGCCCGCGACCGTCGAGGTCGCCGCCTTCGTCGGCCGGTGCAACTTCCTGCCCGGCGTCATGACCGGCCCCGCCGAGGTACGGCTGGACTGCACGGGCCAGACCATCACCGTCCCCGCCGGGACCGCCGGCACCGGCACTGGCGTCACCGTGGCCGTCCGGCCGGAACAGCTGGAGATCCTCCCCGCCGGCCGCAGCGCCGCCGCCGGCGCGAACGTGCTCACCGCCGAGGTGCTCACCAGCTCCTACGTCGGCTCCCGCTACGAGTACGACCTGCGCCTGGGCGACCACGTGATCCAGGCCGAGACCACCCGCCCCGGGCTGACCGGCGAGGTCACCCTCGTCGCCGAGCCCTCCGCCTGCCTGCTCTACCCGACCACCGACGCCCTGCACGAGGACGTCGAAGCGCTCATCACCATCACACAGTGA
- a CDS encoding ABC transporter permease codes for MTTLSPPRRPVHPPPRYRRPLGLSRESWLQYTVLLLLAVLVLAPVVPTLYQSFLDRPLYEAGGVLGVDNYVRLFTEAGFGRVVLNTALFAGLTTVLSLLIAVPMAVVVVRTKLPGGRLFAAAMQWPFFISSLILGFGWITMYGPAGFVSVEVRRLLGFLPWNLYSIPGMALTEAVALAPIVYTFCANALRQSDASLEAAARVCGAGPLRILRSVVLPLLRPPVVYASILVISMSVETLSVPLLFGQPVGIDVFSTFLYRNGLQSINPDYGVLGAASAIILLVTVSLVALQAKLLKNAQRFVSVRGKATRPRPLDLGWLKWISVAAIALYVVMGALIPIGGLVFRSFTQVFTPLQSPFKTLTGDNYERIFTYPVYVQSIVNSLLVAAIGAVLVSVLSLLAVMVARRSDFRFHRAVEYLALAPQAMPGIIVGIGLFWALAFAPFGLGSLIQGTLWALIIGFGLRALPSGFGSIAPSVMQIGRELDNAARVSGADWVRTFTRILAALVRPAFAGALILTFVTLLKEYSPAVFLASADSNIIGTTMLELWVQGNTGSVAALASLQIAITATFVGLAGLLLKGRDKDA; via the coding sequence ATGACCACCCTGTCCCCGCCGCGCCGCCCGGTGCATCCGCCACCGCGCTACCGCAGGCCGCTGGGGCTGAGCCGGGAGAGCTGGCTGCAGTACACCGTGCTGCTCCTGCTGGCCGTCCTGGTGCTGGCGCCGGTCGTGCCGACGCTCTACCAGTCCTTCCTGGACCGCCCCCTCTACGAGGCCGGCGGCGTCCTCGGCGTGGACAACTACGTACGGCTGTTCACCGAGGCGGGCTTCGGCCGGGTCGTGCTCAACACGGCGCTGTTCGCGGGTCTGACGACCGTGCTCAGCCTGCTGATCGCGGTGCCGATGGCCGTGGTCGTGGTGCGCACGAAGCTGCCCGGCGGGCGGCTCTTCGCCGCCGCCATGCAGTGGCCGTTCTTCATCTCCTCGCTCATCCTCGGCTTCGGCTGGATCACCATGTACGGCCCGGCGGGCTTCGTCAGCGTCGAGGTGCGCCGCCTGCTCGGCTTCCTGCCGTGGAACCTCTACTCGATCCCCGGCATGGCCCTCACCGAAGCGGTGGCCCTGGCCCCCATCGTCTACACCTTCTGCGCCAACGCGCTGCGCCAGAGCGACGCGTCGCTGGAGGCCGCCGCGCGGGTGTGCGGGGCCGGGCCGCTGCGCATCCTGCGCTCGGTGGTCCTGCCGCTGCTGCGCCCGCCCGTCGTCTACGCCTCGATCCTGGTGATCAGCATGTCGGTCGAGACGCTGAGCGTGCCGCTGCTGTTCGGGCAGCCGGTCGGCATCGACGTCTTCTCCACGTTCCTGTACCGCAACGGCCTGCAGTCGATCAACCCGGACTACGGCGTGCTCGGCGCGGCCTCGGCGATCATCCTGCTGGTCACCGTCAGCCTGGTCGCGTTGCAGGCCAAGCTGCTGAAGAACGCGCAGCGGTTCGTCTCCGTACGCGGCAAGGCCACCCGGCCCCGCCCGCTGGACCTGGGGTGGCTGAAGTGGATCAGCGTCGCGGCCATCGCCCTCTACGTCGTGATGGGCGCCCTGATCCCCATCGGCGGGCTGGTGTTCCGCTCGTTCACGCAGGTGTTCACGCCGCTGCAGTCGCCGTTCAAGACCCTCACCGGCGACAACTACGAGCGCATCTTCACCTACCCCGTGTACGTGCAGTCGATCGTCAACAGCCTCCTGGTCGCCGCGATCGGCGCGGTCCTGGTCAGCGTGCTGTCACTCCTGGCGGTCATGGTGGCCCGGCGGTCGGACTTCCGCTTCCACCGGGCGGTCGAGTACCTGGCGCTCGCCCCGCAGGCGATGCCCGGAATCATCGTCGGCATCGGCCTGTTCTGGGCGCTCGCCTTCGCTCCCTTCGGCCTCGGTTCCCTCATCCAGGGCACGCTGTGGGCGCTGATCATCGGGTTCGGGCTGCGCGCGCTGCCCAGCGGATTCGGCTCCATCGCGCCGTCGGTCATGCAGATCGGGCGCGAGCTGGACAACGCCGCCCGGGTGTCGGGGGCCGACTGGGTGCGCACGTTCACCCGCATCCTCGCGGCGTTGGTGCGGCCCGCCTTCGCCGGCGCGCTGATCCTGACGTTCGTGACGCTGCTGAAGGAGTACTCCCCCGCGGTGTTCCTCGCCTCGGCCGACTCCAACATCATCGGCACGACCATGCTCGAACTGTGGGTGCAGGGCAACACCGGCTCCGTGGCCGCGCTGGCCAGCCTGCAGATCGCCATCACGGCGACCTTCGTCGGGCTCGCCGGACTACTTCTCAAGGGACGTGACAAGGATGCCTGA
- a CDS encoding ABC transporter substrate-binding protein, whose protein sequence is MITFHPPLRALGAAVLALGLLTACGGGGEAAKEPPPNQIATGQAPSYYPADYSQLIEASKKEGGTLTIYSNTDQENWAPIFRDFSKKYPWVTKIAANNLDSDEVFQRVLSEQATGSSPADLVVSNAAQAWADFGARQGTLMEYASPEKDKLPGFGELMPHVYAMSIDPLSIAYNTSLLPEKPTGLKSLAAILAKDPAQYKSKITTRDVGGAFGFTVSHAFAAARPDSWTSLQSVLPLARPETSSGTQLEKITSGEYVAGFFVSAAPAYPVVEKSGGLLAISFLDDGTVALPRGIGIAAKAPHPATSKLFVDFVLSQEGQRAVAEGGLTSYRDDVPAAEGLHTYQELVKAVGQDNVILAKYEKVPDAEVKSFTDKWNGLLGR, encoded by the coding sequence ATGATCACCTTCCACCCCCCTCTCCGCGCCCTTGGCGCCGCCGTACTCGCTCTCGGCCTGCTCACGGCATGTGGCGGTGGTGGCGAGGCGGCGAAGGAACCGCCGCCGAACCAGATCGCGACGGGACAGGCCCCGTCGTACTACCCGGCCGACTACTCCCAGCTCATCGAGGCGTCCAAGAAGGAGGGCGGCACTCTCACCATCTACTCCAACACCGACCAGGAGAACTGGGCGCCGATCTTCCGCGACTTCAGCAAGAAGTACCCGTGGGTGACGAAGATCGCGGCCAACAACCTGGACAGCGACGAGGTGTTCCAGCGAGTGCTCAGCGAGCAGGCCACGGGTAGCTCGCCGGCCGACCTGGTGGTGTCGAACGCGGCCCAGGCGTGGGCCGACTTCGGGGCCAGGCAGGGCACGCTGATGGAGTACGCCTCGCCGGAGAAGGACAAGCTGCCCGGCTTCGGCGAGCTGATGCCCCACGTGTACGCCATGTCGATCGACCCGCTGTCGATCGCGTACAACACCTCGCTGCTGCCCGAGAAGCCGACCGGCCTGAAGAGCCTGGCCGCGATCCTGGCCAAGGACCCCGCCCAGTACAAGAGCAAGATCACCACGAGGGACGTGGGCGGCGCGTTCGGCTTCACCGTCTCGCACGCCTTCGCCGCCGCCCGCCCGGACTCCTGGACCTCGCTGCAGTCGGTGCTCCCCCTGGCCAGGCCGGAGACCTCGTCCGGCACCCAGCTGGAGAAGATCACCTCGGGTGAGTACGTGGCCGGCTTCTTCGTCAGCGCCGCCCCGGCGTACCCGGTGGTCGAGAAGAGCGGCGGCCTGCTGGCGATCTCCTTCCTCGACGACGGCACGGTCGCGCTGCCGCGCGGCATCGGCATCGCCGCCAAGGCGCCGCACCCGGCCACGTCGAAGCTGTTCGTGGACTTCGTCCTGTCGCAGGAGGGGCAGCGGGCGGTGGCCGAGGGCGGCCTGACCTCCTACCGGGACGACGTGCCGGCCGCCGAAGGGCTGCACACCTACCAGGAGCTGGTGAAGGCCGTGGGCCAGGACAACGTGATCCTGGCGAAGTACGAGAAGGTCCCCGACGCCGAGGTCAAGTCCTTCACCGACAAGTGGAACGGCCTGCTCGGCCGCTGA
- a CDS encoding GntR family transcriptional regulator, whose product MSESAGEIYTTKADFAYLRVKELVLSGALLPGSVIAQAQLAREIGISTTPLREALRRLKSEGLVELDAHRDARVAPLAAEEARDLLELRRSLDPLAVALAAERRTKADIAAMRSALDGLKPLPGNPAYEQLVAHRKFHTALYTASHNDLLIQTLDGLWDKADRYRRLALEVERGQAARDRKAAEHEALLEYVIAGDADSAAAVMREHIDTSLGAQAAWRLRKHHPAEDSAVEGEADA is encoded by the coding sequence ATGAGCGAATCAGCGGGCGAGATCTACACCACCAAAGCGGATTTCGCCTACCTCCGCGTCAAGGAGCTCGTCCTGTCCGGCGCGCTGCTTCCCGGCTCGGTCATCGCGCAGGCGCAGCTCGCCCGCGAGATCGGGATCAGCACCACCCCGCTGCGCGAGGCGCTGCGCCGGCTCAAGAGCGAGGGGCTGGTCGAGCTGGACGCCCACCGCGACGCCCGCGTCGCGCCCCTGGCCGCCGAGGAGGCCCGCGACCTGCTGGAGCTGCGCCGCAGCCTCGACCCGCTCGCCGTCGCGCTGGCCGCCGAGCGCCGTACCAAGGCCGACATCGCCGCCATGCGGTCCGCCCTCGACGGCCTCAAACCGCTGCCGGGCAACCCCGCGTACGAGCAACTGGTCGCGCACCGCAAGTTCCACACGGCCCTCTACACCGCCTCGCACAACGACCTGCTCATCCAGACCCTCGACGGCCTGTGGGACAAGGCCGACCGCTACCGCCGCCTGGCCCTGGAGGTCGAGCGCGGCCAGGCGGCCCGCGACCGCAAGGCCGCCGAGCACGAGGCCCTGCTGGAGTACGTCATCGCGGGCGACGCCGACTCGGCCGCCGCCGTCATGCGCGAGCACATCGACACCAGCCTCGGCGCCCAGGCCGCCTGGCGGCTGCGCAAGCATCACCCCGCGGAGGACTCCGCCGTCGAGGGCGAGGCCGATGCCTGA
- a CDS encoding MFS transporter, translating into MPEFRHRHAVLLAHAAGTQIVTFVLRPTMSYRAIELDVPPAWLGVLGASFALAPLLLALPAGHAADRYGERRMAVAGALFLTAAAIAFTTIGHTVAGLVAAGILLGTGHLGSVIAQQALVANTTERGRHDTAFGHYTFAASLGQAAGPLLIAAFGGQAAIPDTGSIFAASCGLSLLLLALSALLPNHPTGRAEADGGDLRALLRLPGLAHALLTSCVVLAAVDITLAYLPALGAELGLTASAVGLLLTLRGLASMTSRFFLGRLARAVGRRRLLVVSTLGAAAGMLLTPVPMPLWLLAALLVVVGFGLGVGQPLTMSWLAESAPEGMRGRAMSLRLVGNRTGQLFIPGAAGLMAAGLGTGGVLFVTAITLGWAGIAARRLPVDP; encoded by the coding sequence ATGCCTGAATTCCGGCATCGGCATGCCGTTCTGCTGGCTCACGCCGCCGGCACCCAGATCGTCACGTTCGTGCTGCGCCCCACCATGTCCTACCGGGCGATCGAGCTGGACGTGCCGCCCGCCTGGCTCGGCGTGCTCGGCGCCAGTTTCGCCCTCGCGCCGCTGCTGCTGGCCCTGCCCGCCGGGCACGCGGCCGACCGCTACGGCGAGCGTCGCATGGCCGTGGCGGGCGCGCTCTTCCTGACCGCCGCCGCGATCGCCTTCACCACGATCGGCCACACCGTCGCCGGTCTGGTCGCGGCAGGGATCCTGCTCGGCACCGGGCATCTGGGCAGCGTCATCGCGCAGCAGGCGCTGGTCGCCAACACCACCGAACGCGGCCGCCATGACACCGCCTTCGGCCACTACACCTTCGCCGCCTCCCTCGGCCAGGCCGCCGGCCCGCTGCTGATCGCCGCGTTCGGCGGCCAGGCCGCCATCCCCGACACCGGCAGCATCTTTGCCGCCTCCTGTGGCCTGTCCCTGCTGCTCCTTGCGCTGTCGGCCCTGCTCCCGAACCACCCGACCGGCCGCGCCGAAGCCGACGGCGGCGACCTGCGGGCGCTGCTGCGGCTACCCGGGCTCGCGCACGCCCTGCTGACGAGCTGCGTGGTGCTGGCCGCGGTCGACATCACCCTGGCCTACCTGCCCGCGCTCGGCGCCGAACTCGGGCTGACCGCGAGCGCCGTGGGTCTCCTGCTCACACTCCGCGGGCTCGCCTCCATGACCTCGCGCTTCTTCCTCGGTCGCCTCGCCCGCGCCGTGGGCCGGCGCCGGCTGCTGGTCGTCAGCACCCTGGGGGCGGCCGCCGGCATGCTGCTCACACCGGTACCCATGCCCCTGTGGCTGCTGGCGGCACTGCTCGTCGTCGTGGGCTTCGGCCTCGGCGTCGGGCAGCCGCTGACGATGTCCTGGCTGGCCGAATCGGCACCCGAGGGCATGCGCGGCCGCGCCATGTCACTGCGCCTGGTCGGCAACCGCACGGGCCAGCTTTTCATCCCGGGGGCGGCCGGCCTCATGGCGGCCGGGCTCGGCACTGGCGGCGTTCTGTTCGTGACTGCGATCACCCTTGGCTGGGCCGGCATTGCGGCCCGGAGGCTACCCGTCGATCCCTAG
- the rraA gene encoding ribonuclease E activity regulator RraA: protein MTIVTADLYDERGDQLDSCDLQLRQYGGRHAFAGPVVTVLCHEDNALLKSILAEPGEGRVLVVDGGGSLHTALMGDVIAGLAVSNGWAGVVINGAVRDVAALRELDLGIKALGSNPRKSGKQGTGERDVPVTFGGVTFHPGAELFSDDDGILVTRR from the coding sequence ATGACCATCGTCACTGCCGACCTGTACGACGAGCGCGGCGACCAGCTTGACTCCTGCGACCTGCAACTGCGCCAGTACGGCGGACGCCACGCCTTCGCCGGCCCCGTCGTGACCGTCCTGTGCCACGAGGACAACGCCCTGCTCAAGTCGATCCTCGCCGAGCCGGGCGAGGGCCGGGTGCTGGTCGTGGACGGCGGCGGCTCCCTGCACACCGCGCTCATGGGCGACGTCATCGCCGGCCTGGCCGTCTCGAACGGCTGGGCCGGCGTGGTGATCAACGGCGCGGTCCGCGACGTCGCCGCCCTCCGCGAGCTGGACCTGGGTATCAAGGCGCTCGGCTCCAACCCCCGCAAGAGCGGCAAGCAGGGCACCGGCGAACGCGACGTCCCGGTGACCTTCGGGGGCGTCACCTTCCACCCGGGCGCCGAGCTGTTCTCCGACGACGACGGGATCCTCGTCACCCGGCGATGA
- a CDS encoding molybdopterin-dependent oxidoreductase, with amino-acid sequence MGVSSTPTTARRPGTARSRGRGGREHRAAIAEAGPDSVAAISSARATNGENHLIQKFMRVVVGTNNVDNCSRLCHSPSAAGLTTAFGLAGGTDGWEDVEQADCLLVVGANPVEAHPIVGARLLQRVLLAEGLIDEEFLRLRARLPDGVVRARPCGRVRRPQRACAADRARPRALVRRTSAGRHPASTTLPAPHPTCAGMTAVITKRRLTGSAACPHSP; translated from the coding sequence ATGGGGGTGTCGTCGACGCCGACCACGGCGAGGCGCCCGGGGACGGCGCGGTCGAGGGGCCGCGGCGGCCGCGAGCACCGGGCCGCCATAGCCGAGGCAGGTCCCGACAGCGTGGCGGCGATCTCCTCGGCCCGGGCCACCAACGGGGAGAACCACCTGATCCAGAAGTTCATGAGAGTCGTCGTCGGCACCAACAACGTCGACAACTGCTCGCGCCTGTGCCACTCGCCGTCGGCCGCGGGGCTCACCACCGCCTTCGGCCTGGCGGGCGGCACCGACGGCTGGGAGGACGTGGAGCAGGCCGACTGCCTGCTCGTGGTAGGCGCCAACCCGGTCGAGGCGCACCCGATCGTCGGCGCGCGCCTGCTCCAGCGGGTGCTGCTCGCGGAGGGCCTGATCGACGAGGAGTTCCTGCGGCTGCGCGCCAGGCTCCCGGACGGCGTGGTCCGCGCTCGACCGTGCGGCCGGGTACGCCGGCCGCAGAGGGCTTGCGCTGCGGATCGTGCACGTCCGCGAGCCCTGGTGCGCCGAACATCCGCCGGACGCCACCCAGCGAGCACGACACTCCCTGCGCCTCACCCCACCTGCGCGGGCATGACGGCGGTGATCACGAAGAGACGGCTGACAGGCTCGGCCGCCTGTCCGCACTCGCCGTAG
- a CDS encoding CPBP family intramembrane glutamic endopeptidase, with protein sequence MTSPEHPENILPQAGSTTGRGRLRRFRFPVLLIALFGVMVVAGGITQLVLPVPILALPVGVGLAIAALTCYRWLCRAVELRPDTPELGETGRWSQLRRGTLIGLGMFAGLMALIAVFGGWQQVSWGSVGGFLGTAGLMASVAVTEELLFRGVVFRIMEERTGTVIALVVSGLLFGAMHLVNANATLWGAFAIALTAGVMLAAAYIATRSLWLPIGLHFAWNFAQAGIFGVTVSGSAVPSEGLLNVTLSGPSALTGGAFGPEASLFALLICMVPTILLLRRAARTGQIRPRPHRAKLST encoded by the coding sequence GTGACGTCTCCGGAGCACCCGGAAAATATCCTCCCGCAAGCCGGCTCCACGACGGGCCGCGGCCGGTTGCGCAGGTTCCGGTTCCCCGTCCTGCTGATCGCGTTATTCGGTGTGATGGTGGTGGCGGGCGGGATCACCCAACTCGTCCTGCCCGTACCGATCCTTGCCCTGCCCGTGGGGGTCGGCCTGGCCATCGCCGCTCTGACCTGCTACCGCTGGTTGTGCCGGGCCGTCGAGCTCCGCCCGGACACCCCCGAACTCGGCGAGACGGGACGATGGTCCCAGCTGCGGCGCGGGACGCTGATCGGGCTCGGCATGTTCGCCGGGTTGATGGCGCTGATCGCGGTGTTCGGCGGCTGGCAGCAGGTCTCCTGGGGTTCCGTCGGCGGCTTCCTCGGCACCGCGGGCCTGATGGCGAGCGTCGCCGTCACCGAAGAACTGCTGTTCCGCGGAGTGGTGTTCCGCATCATGGAGGAACGTACCGGAACGGTGATCGCCCTGGTCGTATCCGGGCTGCTGTTCGGTGCGATGCACCTGGTCAACGCCAACGCCACCCTGTGGGGTGCGTTCGCGATCGCCTTGACGGCCGGAGTCATGCTGGCCGCCGCCTACATCGCGACCCGCTCGCTGTGGCTGCCCATCGGGCTGCACTTCGCCTGGAATTTCGCCCAAGCCGGGATCTTCGGTGTCACGGTCTCCGGATCGGCCGTACCGTCCGAGGGCCTGCTGAACGTCACGCTGTCCGGCCCATCCGCACTGACCGGCGGCGCCTTCGGCCCCGAGGCCAGCCTTTTCGCACTGCTGATCTGCATGGTGCCCACGATCCTCCTGCTGCGGCGGGCCGCCCGCACCGGCCAGATCCGGCCTCGCCCGCACCGCGCCAAGCTCTCCACCTGA
- a CDS encoding TIGR03564 family F420-dependent LLM class oxidoreductase, translating to MRIGLFVDEKGPSLDVIVDQSRAAATAGFAGVWLGQRDGRDALTTLAVAGRQVSGIELGTAVVPSYPRHPLALAAQALTVQEAVGGRLSLGLGVSHRHIIEEQYGLSFDRPVRHLREYLSALVPLLKGETVTYKGETLQAAGAVDIAAAARPSVLVGALGPAMLRVAGELADGTITTWANAAALSDHVVPAITRAAGRRTPRVVASTVVCVTSHEDDRRHWVAENFGMVAQLPSYRAVLDRGRAAGPQDTVVIGDEIVVERQVRRLFDAGATELVVMLLGSEDEQTRSTALLADLAG from the coding sequence ATGCGCATCGGATTGTTCGTAGATGAGAAGGGGCCGTCCCTGGACGTGATCGTCGATCAGTCTCGCGCTGCGGCCACGGCGGGCTTCGCCGGCGTGTGGCTGGGCCAGCGCGACGGCAGGGACGCGCTGACCACACTGGCGGTGGCAGGGCGCCAGGTGTCCGGCATCGAGCTCGGTACGGCGGTGGTGCCGAGCTACCCCCGGCATCCGCTGGCCCTTGCGGCGCAGGCGCTGACGGTCCAGGAGGCGGTTGGCGGCCGGCTCAGCCTGGGGCTTGGTGTCAGCCACCGGCACATCATCGAAGAGCAGTACGGCCTCTCCTTCGACCGCCCTGTCCGTCACCTCCGCGAGTACCTGTCCGCGCTGGTTCCGCTGCTGAAGGGCGAGACCGTGACGTACAAGGGCGAGACACTCCAGGCCGCGGGCGCGGTCGACATCGCGGCAGCGGCGCGGCCGTCCGTGCTTGTCGGCGCACTCGGCCCGGCAATGTTGCGGGTGGCCGGAGAGTTGGCCGATGGAACCATCACGACGTGGGCCAATGCCGCGGCTCTCTCCGACCACGTCGTTCCTGCGATCACCCGGGCGGCGGGCCGGCGTACACCACGTGTGGTCGCTTCCACGGTCGTCTGCGTCACCTCGCACGAGGACGATCGCAGGCACTGGGTCGCTGAGAATTTCGGGATGGTCGCGCAGTTGCCCAGCTACCGCGCCGTGCTCGACCGAGGTCGCGCCGCAGGCCCTCAGGACACGGTCGTCATCGGTGATGAGATTGTCGTCGAGCGGCAGGTCCGCCGGCTGTTCGATGCCGGTGCCACGGAGCTCGTGGTGATGCTTCTCGGATCAGAGGACGAACAGACCCGGAGCACCGCACTCCTGGCCGACCTCGCGGGGTAG